In Candidatus Rokuibacteriota bacterium, the following are encoded in one genomic region:
- a CDS encoding response regulator transcription factor — translation MRVLVVEDERKVAGFIRQGLQEEGYTVEVAADGAVASDLILAGPPYDLVVLDVMLPKQDGFAVLKAMRQQRIETPVLLLTARDSVPDRVAGLDLGADDYLTKPFSFEEFLARVRALLRRGQGQRAPVLRLADLTLDPATREVARGARRITLTTREYALLEYFLRHPGRVLTRPMLAEHVWGLGFDPESNIIDVYVGYLRRKIDREGERKLLQTVRGAGYVMKDEA, via the coding sequence ATGCGCGTACTCGTCGTGGAGGACGAGCGGAAGGTTGCGGGCTTCATCCGCCAGGGGCTCCAGGAGGAAGGGTACACCGTGGAGGTGGCGGCCGACGGCGCCGTCGCCTCGGACCTGATCCTCGCCGGCCCCCCCTACGATCTCGTGGTCCTGGACGTGATGCTGCCCAAGCAGGACGGCTTCGCCGTCCTCAAGGCCATGCGCCAGCAACGGATCGAGACGCCGGTCCTCCTCCTCACGGCCCGGGACAGCGTCCCTGACAGGGTGGCGGGTCTCGATCTCGGCGCCGACGACTACCTGACCAAGCCGTTCTCCTTCGAGGAATTCCTCGCGCGGGTCCGCGCGCTCCTCCGCCGCGGCCAGGGCCAGCGGGCGCCTGTGCTGCGGCTCGCCGATCTCACCCTGGACCCGGCCACGCGCGAGGTCGCGCGGGGCGCGCGGCGCATCACGCTCACCACGCGCGAGTACGCGCTCCTCGAGTACTTCCTGCGCCACCCGGGCCGGGTGCTCACCCGACCCATGCTGGCCGAGCATGTCTGGGGGCTCGGCTTCGACCCCGAGAGCAACATCATCGACGTCTACGTGGGCTACCTGCGCCGGAAGATTGACCGGGAGGGGGAGCGCAAGCTCCTGCAGACGGTTCGCGGGGCCGGCTACGTCATGAAGGACGAAGCGTGA
- a CDS encoding winged helix-turn-helix domain-containing protein, which yields MIDWWTAIDGEILGCLENHGAMSLQELGRRLGISEGEANAFVSMLVREGKLRIRQVELVPAADPGAPG from the coding sequence ATGATCGATTGGTGGACCGCCATCGATGGCGAGATCTTGGGATGTCTGGAGAACCACGGCGCCATGAGCCTGCAGGAGCTCGGGCGGAGGCTCGGCATCTCCGAGGGGGAGGCGAACGCCTTCGTGTCGATGCTGGTGCGCGAGGGGAAGCTGCGGATCCGCCAGGTGGAGCTGGTCCCGGCGGCGGATCCAGGGGCGCCCGGATGA
- a CDS encoding HAMP domain-containing protein has product MRLGPLSIRTRLTLWYTGLLLTILVLIGGLSYHVLAWTLAQDVDASLVTVAQVIRDAGYSTSGAAPGSDAEAALRDLLGPEFHDKFFQFLGPRGQPNPRAGSLRQRSLPLSSRARQNAVRGKRTFETVSLDRGEPVRLLTLPVQGAGDPSEIIQVGLSLRRVQGALGRYLQILLALVPLGVGLAAGGGAVIARAALAPVNDMSRTARRITAENLARRLAPRGAHDELDHLAQTLNGMLARLEEAFGQMRRFTADAAHELRTPLTALRGGIEVALRARRSPEEYRRVLVGSLEEVNRLVRLAEDLLLLSRSAAGATGLRVRVELEPLLLEVLELGARLAHGTGVEVRLAGVEPVAALGDSSALRRALLNLVENAVKYTPSGGTVELSLARTDRWAVLVVADTGIGVDPAEAERIFEPFVRLDEARSRETGGSGFGLAIARSVAVDHGGSLSLESLPKAGSRFTLRLPAA; this is encoded by the coding sequence GTGAGGCTCGGTCCGCTGTCGATCCGCACCCGCTTGACCCTCTGGTACACCGGGCTCCTGCTCACGATCCTCGTGCTGATCGGGGGGCTCTCGTACCACGTGCTCGCCTGGACCCTCGCGCAGGACGTGGATGCCTCCCTGGTCACGGTGGCCCAGGTCATCCGCGACGCGGGCTACTCGACGTCGGGCGCCGCGCCCGGCAGCGACGCCGAGGCGGCGCTCCGGGATCTCCTGGGCCCGGAGTTCCACGACAAGTTCTTCCAATTCCTGGGCCCGCGCGGGCAGCCGAATCCCCGCGCCGGATCCCTTCGCCAGCGATCGCTCCCGCTGTCCTCCAGGGCGCGGCAGAACGCGGTGCGGGGGAAGCGCACGTTCGAGACGGTGTCGCTGGATCGGGGCGAGCCGGTGCGCCTGCTCACCCTTCCCGTGCAGGGCGCCGGCGATCCGTCCGAGATCATCCAGGTCGGTCTCTCGCTGCGGCGAGTCCAGGGGGCGCTCGGCCGGTACCTGCAGATCCTCCTCGCGCTCGTGCCCCTGGGCGTGGGCCTGGCGGCGGGCGGCGGCGCCGTCATCGCGCGGGCCGCGCTCGCTCCGGTCAACGACATGTCGCGGACGGCGCGCCGGATCACGGCCGAGAACCTCGCCCGGCGCCTCGCCCCCCGGGGCGCGCACGACGAGCTCGACCACCTCGCCCAGACGCTGAACGGTATGCTGGCCAGGCTGGAAGAAGCCTTCGGCCAGATGCGGCGCTTCACGGCAGACGCCGCCCACGAGCTGCGCACCCCGCTCACGGCGCTCCGGGGTGGCATCGAGGTGGCCCTGCGCGCCCGGCGCTCGCCCGAGGAGTACCGGCGCGTCCTCGTGGGGAGCCTCGAGGAGGTGAACCGGCTGGTCCGGCTCGCCGAGGATCTCCTGCTGCTGTCTCGCTCGGCCGCCGGCGCGACCGGGCTCCGGGTGCGGGTCGAGCTAGAGCCGCTGCTTCTCGAGGTGCTCGAGCTCGGCGCGCGGCTGGCCCACGGGACCGGCGTCGAGGTGCGCCTCGCGGGCGTCGAGCCTGTGGCCGCGCTGGGCGATTCCTCGGCCCTCCGCCGGGCGCTCCTCAACCTCGTGGAGAACGCGGTGAAGTACACGCCGTCAGGCGGGACGGTCGAGCTGTCGCTGGCGCGGACGGATCGCTGGGCCGTCCTCGTCGTGGCGGACACGGGCATCGGCGTCGATCCGGCGGAGGCCGAGCGGATCTTCGAGCCGTTCGTCCGGCTCGACGAGGCGCGCTCGCGCGAGACCGGCGGCTCGGGCTTCGGGCTCGCCATTGCCCGCTCCGTCGCGGTCGATCACGGCGGCTCCCTGTCGCTCGAGAGCCTCCCCAAGGCGGGCAGCCGCTTCACGCTCCGTCTCCCCGCCGCCTGA
- a CDS encoding zinc ribbon domain-containing protein: MSEARAGQSASPGKTRSRWAASRAGSVFTVPASLSAFGAPPRLVTATVLQQSSQRRATRALAALGGFWGLAAVAVFLPVVHFVLVPSFLAAGAITAGLRLREDRRLLSVRGACPRCGVEQEFLAGQRFRREQTLACPRCHDRLTLTADPAVEEMS, translated from the coding sequence ATGAGCGAGGCGCGCGCCGGCCAGAGCGCCTCGCCGGGCAAGACGCGGTCGCGCTGGGCGGCCAGTCGAGCCGGCTCCGTCTTCACGGTGCCGGCCTCGCTCAGCGCCTTCGGCGCGCCACCGCGGCTCGTGACGGCCACGGTGCTCCAGCAGAGCTCGCAGCGGCGCGCGACCCGCGCGCTGGCGGCCCTCGGCGGCTTCTGGGGGCTCGCGGCCGTCGCCGTGTTCCTGCCCGTGGTCCACTTCGTGCTCGTCCCGAGCTTCCTTGCTGCGGGCGCCATCACGGCCGGACTCCGCTTGCGGGAGGACCGGCGGCTGCTGAGCGTGCGGGGCGCCTGTCCGCGCTGCGGGGTCGAGCAGGAGTTCCTGGCGGGGCAGCGCTTCCGCCGGGAGCAGACACTCGCCTGCCCCCGGTGCCATGACCGCCTGACCCTGACCGCGGACCCTGCGGTGGAGGAGATGTCGTGA